A stretch of Fusarium poae strain DAOMC 252244 chromosome 2, whole genome shotgun sequence DNA encodes these proteins:
- a CDS encoding hypothetical protein (TransMembrane:7 (o81-102i114-133o153-174i181-199o211-232i244-263o283-300i)) → MTSDTQPDGVRNRRPSVTENLIDAAKNIESKVEHSLLLLWDDLPAWRRDNGFILSGYRQSQNSYAHSVRSLFYLHNESVNIWSHLIGAIIFLGSAAYVDRVVRPRYASASSADVLVFACFFGGAVVCLGMSATFHTLSNHSDTVAKWGNKLDYTGIVALIVGSYVPALYYGFFCLPNLMSAYLWVICILGIGCTFASWVERFRTPTWRPYRTMMFVGLGLSGVVPVIHGAFIYGFQGLEDRMSLSWVVLHGAMYIFGAFLYAVRWPERSAPGAFDIWGNSHQIFHFFVILAAATHFYGMAKAFDYHHTIMGSQCLMD, encoded by the exons ATGACGTCCGACACTCAGCCTGACGGCGTACGCAATCGCCGGCCTTCAGTGACAGAGAACCTTATCGATGCCGCTAAAAACATTGAATCAAAAGTTGAGCAttcacttcttcttctgtgggATGACCTTCCTGCCTGGCGTCGCGATAATGGATTCATTCTCTCTGGCTACCGACAATCTCAAAACTCCTACGCGCATTCTGTCCGCTCCCTCTTCTACCTCCATAACGAGTCTGTCAATATCTGGTCTCATCTTATCGGTGCCATAATCTTCCTTGGCAGCGCAGCCTACGTTGACCGAGTTGTTCGGCCTCGATATGCGAGCGCAAGTAGCGCCGATGTTCTCGTCTTTGCATGCTTCTTCGGAGGCGCGGTGGTGTGTCTTGGGATGAGTGCGACCTTTCATACCTTGTCGAATCACAGCGATACTGTTGCGAAGTGGGGAAACAAGTTGGATTACACAGGCATCGTGGCTTTGATTGTTGGAAGTTATGTCCCAGCTCTGTATTACGGCTTCTTCTGTCTGCCCAACCTAATGTCTGCATATCTCTGGGTC ATATGTATCCTTGGAATTGGTTGCACCTTTGCTTCGTGGGTTGAGCGGTTCCGTACTCCGACATGGCGTCCCTATCGTACAATGATGTTCGTTGGACTTGGCCTCTCAGGTGTTGTCCCTGTCATCCATGGGGCTTTCATCTATGGCTTCCAAGGTCTTGAAGATCGGATGAGTCTTAGCTGGGTTGTTCTCCACGGCGCCATGTACATTTTTGGCGCTTTCCTTTATGCA GTTCGCTGGCCCGAAAGAAGTGCCCCTGGTGCATTTGACATCTGGGGAAATTCACATCAGATCTTCCACTTCTTTGTTATCCTTGCAGCTGCCACTCACTTTTATGGCATGGCCAAGGCTTTTGATTACCACCATACTATTATGGGGTCTCAGTGCCTTATGGATTGA
- the TMA7 gene encoding Translation machinery-associated protein 7: MGGANREGGKVKPLKQAKKAQKDLDEDDMAYLEKKRADEKARKELAAKAGGKGPLNTGGQGIKKSGKK, translated from the exons ATGGGTGGCGCTAACAGAGAAG GCGGCAAGGTCAAGCCCTTGAAGCAGGCCAAGAAGGCCCAGAAGGACCTCGACGAGGACGACATGGCCTACCTCGAGAAGAAGCGCGCCG ACGAGAAGGCTCGCAAGGAGTTGGCCGCCAAGGCTGGAGGCAAGGGCCCTCTCAACACCGGTGGTCAGGGCATCAAGAAGAGCGGAAAGAAATAA
- a CDS encoding hypothetical protein (BUSCO:13066at5125) gives MRTRKSNRTKRYTIEKYDFEGSSDEENLKRAAQKAERDENFDENAVAEESAEEEIALDQEQEHDENEDPESEGPVSEPDGVPDRFARQRLKPIRPFNVRAAGLTGYLDLEPVADGRIVRSYWGPYDRGFKGKQLIEAWYGRHEDGIDLVKGMLDRWMDWTVLPPKIPGDEEQKDRGVWSPSFFEREAYSAEHWYERVRESLPEANAQMRLSVEEAELYRFQREPMPVLLGPPTSQQEIRFEPGNAYSISQDGLPLQNDSTPVGWILDAGGIVTGMDWAPLHSVNAPQLLAICVIPHSDQELYDYEEQSLSPDFQKYGTVQLWEFVGERQDDGFAQPSSQAPILRKTICLEHGRARRVKWSPACGFLAILCDDGNVYVTEAGDDGEGGYGKIVEPIAVFGFPDEDAKATSLTWVNFNRLVVGYTDGSVALWSLRPHRLLSRHPVHHNIVVDLVSGYPAMPYLIASTPVGGTVKLLDLRGPSYESTEVQNLTVGTQPNLLGYSDHLLGFFSMYPSAGVLNTHVGFMHHSQFPVARRVFTGESYPSCLAVGRTHPYLLVGSLDGSLWAINPQVEIFTTRREPTDRIRIFHHEHRPGKIFSAGSPAAARGVSRIVTGFILERSLTKHSAHKPPVKKGKKPKKKETDTAVGDDEEDANAIMDPTRAIIYEPLTRVTVAEWNPNEEYGCWAAAAMGSGLVRVMDLGLAQADE, from the exons ATGAGAACACGAAAATCCAATCGTACTAAACGGTACACGATTGAAAAATACGATTTCGAAGGTAGCTCAGACGAAGAAAATCTCAAGCGTGCTGCCCAGAAAGCGGAACGTGACGAAaactttgatgagaatgCTGTTGCTGAAGAAAGCGCTGAAGAAGAGATCGCTCTCGATCAAGAACAGGAGCACGATGAGAATGAAGATCCAGAGTCTGAAGGGCCTGTGAGCGAACCAGATGGAGTACCAGACAGGTTTGCGCGACAGCGCTTAAAGCCGATCAGACCATTCAATGTACGCGCCGCTGGCTTGACAGGATATCTCGATCTGGAGCCTGTTGCAGACGGACGTATCGTGAGATCATATTGGGGACCTTATGATCGTGGTTTTAAGGGGAAACAGCTGATCGAGGCGTGGTATGGAAGGCACGAAGATGGTATTGATCTGGTCAAAGGAATGCTGGATCGCTGGATGGACTGGACAGTTCTGCCTCCCAAGATCCCGGGTGAcgaagaacaaaaagacagAGGCGTTTGGTCGCCCAGTTTCTTCGAACGGGAGGCTTATAGCGCTGAGCATTGGTACGAACGTGTTCGTGAAAGTCTTCCCGAAGCCAACGCTCAGATGCGACTATCAGTAGAGGAAGCCGAGCTGTACCGTTTCCAGAGAGAGCCTATGCCAGTATTACTAGGGCCGCCAACATCGCAACAAGAGATCAGATTCGAGCCCGGGAACGCTTACTCAATATCCCAGGATGGTCTTCCCTTACAAAATGACAGCACGCCTGTGGGATGGATATTAGATGCGGGGGGTATCGTCACCGGAATGGACTGGGCGCCATTGCATAGTGTTAACGCGCCGCAGCTGCTGGCCATATGTGTTATTCCACATTCTGACCAGGAGTTGTATGACTACGAAGAGCAGTCTCTAAGCCCCGACTTTCAGAAGTATGGCACTGTGCAGTTGTGGGAGTTTGTGGGCGAGAGGCAAGATGATGGATTTGCACAACCTTCATCACAAGCTCCGATACTACGCAAAACGATATGTTTGGAACATGGGCGCGCTCGAAGGGTGAAATGGAGCCCAGCTTGTGGCTTCTTGGCAATCCTTTGCGACGATGGAAACGTGTATGTCACTGAAGCTGGGGACGACGGAGAAGGAGGTTATG GAAAGATTGTCGAGCCAATAGCTGTGTTTGGCTTTCCAGATGAAGACGCAAAAGCGACATCCCTCACATGGGTCAATTTCAATAGGTTGGTGGTAGGCTACACCGACGGTTCCGTTGCTCTTTGGTCTCTCCgtccccatcgcctcctCTCTCGACACCCTGTCCATCACAATATCGTTGTCGATCTCGTCTCTGGCTATCCAGCTATGCCATATCTTATCGCTTCTACCCCGGTCGGTGGCACTGTAAAACTGCTTGACCTTCGTGGTCCTAGTTACGAATCTACCGAAGTCCAGAACCTCACAGTCGGAACGCAACCAAACCTCCTCGGATACAGTGACCATCTGCTTGGCTTCTTCTCCATGTACCCGTCTGCAGGTGTTCTCAACACTCATGTCGGTTTCATGCATCACTCACAGTTCCCTGTTGCCCGTCGTGTGTTCACGGGTGAAAGCTACCCCTCGTGTTTGGCAGTTGGACGCACCCACCCGTACCTTCTTGTCGGGTCCTTGGACGGCTCATTGTGGGCTATCAACCCCCAGGTTGAGATTTTCACCACCAGACGTGAACCAACAGACCGGATCCGCATTTTCCATCACGAGCATCGGCCTGGAAAGATATTCTCGGCTGGTTCTCCTGCTGCAGCGAGGGGCGTCTCGAGGATAGTAACGGGCTTCATCCTAGAGCGGAGCCTAACGAAGCATTCGGCCCATAAACCCCCTGTCAAGAAAGGGAAGaagccaaagaagaaagagaccGATACAGCTGttggcgatgatgaggaagatgcGAACGCGATTATGGATCCCACCAGAGCTATCATCTATGAGCCTTTGACAAGAGTCACAGTTGCCGAATGGAATCCCAATGAGGAGTACGGTTGCTGGGCCGCTGCCGCAATGGGGTCAGGCTTGGTGAGGGTAATGGACCTCGGCTTGGCACAAGCAGACGAGTGA